The Tenacibaculum sp. MAR_2010_89 sequence TAAAAAAGAAGAAACACAGAAAATAATCGATTTCTTAACACATAGCTCTCAGCCTTGGAGTTTAATTGTAGTTAGTAGTAATTATACATGGAAAGAAAAATGTAATAAGCATATTACGCTTGAAAAAGGCGCTATTATAAACCTTAAACACTAAGCTATGTTAAATATCTCTAACAATAAAATATCAAAATATATTGATATTACCACCTTTAAGTCTGGTAAAGAAATTTTCACTAAACAATATCATAAACGATTTAAAAAATTCTTACTTTTCTTTACCTTCATCTTAATTGTAATTTTATTTTTACCATGGACTCAGAACATAACTAGCAAAGGAAGTGTTACTACCCTTAAACCTAATCATCGTCCGCAAACTTTACAATCACAAATTCCTGGGCGAATTGAAGAATGGTTTATACAGGAAGGAGACTATGTAAAAAAAGGAGATACTATTCTTCGAATATCAGAAATAAAAAGCAATTATTTTGATGCAAAATTATCTGAAAGAACCGGTAATCAATTAAACGCAAAAGCTTCTTCTGTAATTGCCTACCAAAATAAAACTCAAGCTTACAAAAATCAAATTATTGCATTAAAACAAGAACGAAAGCTAAAACTTGCGCAAGCACAAAACAAACTTATGCAAGCGTATTTAAAAGTAAAAAGTGATAGTATTGATTTAGAAGCTGTGAAAATAAAAACAACTATTGCTAAAACTCAATATAAAAGAACAGTTACACTTCAAAAAGAAGGTTTAAAAGCTACTAAAGATGTTGAAGAGAAAAGAGCAAAACTTCAGGAAGCTAATGCAAAATTGATTTCTCAAAAAAACAAATTATTAACTACTGAAAATAATGTTATAAATGCCAAGCTTACTATATCTACACTTAAAGCAACCTACAATGATAAATTAGCAAAAGCACAAAGTAATGTGTTTACTGCTCAATCGAGTGCCTTTAATAGTGAAGCGCAGGTTTCAAAATTAGAGTCTAGTTTAGCTAACTATAAAAAACGTGAAAGTTTACTTTTTGTTACTGCTCCTCAAGATGGATATATCAACAAAGCCATTATTTCAGGTATTGGAGAAACCTTTAAAGAAGGTGAAAAACTAGTTAGTATAATGCCTGCTAATTATGATTTAGCAGTTGAGATGTATGTTAAACCTATAGATTTACCTTTAATACATATAGGTGAAAAAGTACGTGTTCAATTTGACGGTTGGCCAGCAATCATTTTTAGTGGATGGCCTAATGTATCCTACGGTACCTATGGTGCAAAAGTTATAGCAATCGAAAATTATATTAGTAGCAATGGAAAATACCGAGTACTACTAACACAAGATAAAGAGTATGAACCATGGCCAAAAGCTGTTAGAATAGGCTCAGGAGCAAGATCAATTGCCTTATTAGAAAATGTACCTATATGGTATGAACTATGGAGGCAAATTAACAGTTTCCCTCCTAACTTTTATCAGCCTAAAAACAAGAAACAAGCAGAAACTAAAAATAAAAAATAATGAAAAAAATTTTAATCATTTTAATTTTTTGTTGCAATACTTTTAGTTTTTCTCAAGAAGCAAAGAACTCACTTTCATTAGAAGAATATTTAGGATATGTAAAAAAATACCATCCTTTATTAAAGCAAGCTAAATTAACAACAAGCAATGGGGAAGCTAAATTACTCAAGGCTAGAGGTGCTTTTGATCCTAAAATAGAAGTTGATTATACTCGTAAAAACTTTAAAAACACAGAATATTATAACAAACTGAATACAACATTCAAAATACCAACATGGTATGGTATAGAATTTAAAGCCAATTATGAAAACAATGATGGATACTATTTAAATCCAGAATTTAAAACCCCTGAAAAAGGATTATATTCAGCTGGGGTTTCAGTATCTCTTGCTAAAGGATTATTAATTAACCAAAGAATGGCTTTCTTAAAACAAGCCAAGCTTTACAGAAAACAATCAATAGAAAAACAAAAACTATTAGTAAACGAAATATTATATAACGCTATAAACTCTTATTTTAAATGGTTAAAAAACTACCAAACACAATTGGTTTACAATAACTATCTAACAAATGCAAAAACTAGACTAGATAATGTTAGAAAAAGTTTCATCGCAGGAGATAAACCTGCAGTTGATACACTAGAGGCTAACATCAATTTAAAAAACAGACTATTAGACCTTGAGAAATCTAAAATAAGTCATACTAAATCTAAGTTAGAGCTTTCCAATTATTTGTGGTTAAATAATGATTTACCACTAGAATTAAGTGACTTAATAACTCCTGATCTTAATACTATAAATAATATTGATTTGGTACTTGGAAATTCAATTATAAAAGCCGCTAGTTTTAACACTAATAATCATCCTAAATTAAAAGCTTTACAATTAAAAAAAGAAGGGTTTAAAGTATCAAGAAAACTTAAACTAAACAATCTTCTTCCGAAAATAGATCTTCAATATAATTTTTTAACTACTGATTATCAAAATGTAAATACACTTTCAACATCTAACTACAAAGGAGGGTTAAATGTTAGTTTACCTCTATTTCTAAGAAAAGAACGTGCTGATTTAAAATTAGCCAACTTAAAATTGAAAGAAATAGACTTTGATATTTCATCAACAAAAGTAGCTATAGACAATAAAATAAAAAGTAACACAGAACAAATTAACTCATATAAAGAACAAAATAGAATATTAAATGATCTAGCTAAAGACTACAAACAGCTTTTAAAAAGTGAAGAACGAAAATTTTATTTAGGTGAAGGATCTATGTTCCTTGTTAACTACAGAGAAGTTAAATCGATAGAAAATGAATTAAAGTTA is a genomic window containing:
- a CDS encoding HlyD family secretion protein, with protein sequence MLNISNNKISKYIDITTFKSGKEIFTKQYHKRFKKFLLFFTFILIVILFLPWTQNITSKGSVTTLKPNHRPQTLQSQIPGRIEEWFIQEGDYVKKGDTILRISEIKSNYFDAKLSERTGNQLNAKASSVIAYQNKTQAYKNQIIALKQERKLKLAQAQNKLMQAYLKVKSDSIDLEAVKIKTTIAKTQYKRTVTLQKEGLKATKDVEEKRAKLQEANAKLISQKNKLLTTENNVINAKLTISTLKATYNDKLAKAQSNVFTAQSSAFNSEAQVSKLESSLANYKKRESLLFVTAPQDGYINKAIISGIGETFKEGEKLVSIMPANYDLAVEMYVKPIDLPLIHIGEKVRVQFDGWPAIIFSGWPNVSYGTYGAKVIAIENYISSNGKYRVLLTQDKEYEPWPKAVRIGSGARSIALLENVPIWYELWRQINSFPPNFYQPKNKKQAETKNKK
- a CDS encoding TolC family protein is translated as MKKILIILIFCCNTFSFSQEAKNSLSLEEYLGYVKKYHPLLKQAKLTTSNGEAKLLKARGAFDPKIEVDYTRKNFKNTEYYNKLNTTFKIPTWYGIEFKANYENNDGYYLNPEFKTPEKGLYSAGVSVSLAKGLLINQRMAFLKQAKLYRKQSIEKQKLLVNEILYNAINSYFKWLKNYQTQLVYNNYLTNAKTRLDNVRKSFIAGDKPAVDTLEANINLKNRLLDLEKSKISHTKSKLELSNYLWLNNDLPLELSDLITPDLNTINNIDLVLGNSIIKAASFNTNNHPKLKALQLKKEGFKVSRKLKLNNLLPKIDLQYNFLTTDYQNVNTLSTSNYKGGLNVSLPLFLRKERADLKLANLKLKEIDFDISSTKVAIDNKIKSNTEQINSYKEQNRILNDLAKDYKQLLKSEERKFYLGEGSMFLVNYREVKSIENELKLIKNQFSYFKSKSTLLKTLNSFSL